The DNA sequence GGACCGTCAGCATGGCCAGCGCCAGCAGCACGCCCGGAAGCCCCACAATGATGAAAACCGCCTGCCACGGTCTGATGGCGCCTACCAGCGGCCAATTGAGCACTTCAACCCCGCGCAGCGCCGCCAGCAGCGCGCCAATCACGTAGTAGGCGAAAGCCGTGCCCAGCGACAGCGCCATGGAGTACACGGCAATGGCCTTGCCGCGCTTCTCCTTGGGGAAACTGTCCGCGATCATCGACATCGTGCAGGGACTTAAGGCCGCCTCGCCCACCCCGACACTCATGCGCAACAGGAACAACTGCAGATAATTGCTGGCCAGTCCGCAGAGCGCGGTTGCGGCGGACCACAGCGCGATTGCGCAACTGACGATGGTCACACGGCGCGTACGATCCGCCAGCCAGCCCAGCGGCAAGCCCATCGTGGCGTAGAAGATACCGAAGGCCAAACCCATCAACAGGCCCATCTGGCCGTCCGTCAATCCCATGTCCGCCTTCATCGGCTCCACCAGCAGACCGATCACGGTGCGGTCGATATAGGAAATGAAGTAGGCCAGGGTCAGTAGCACCACCATGTACCAGCGGCGTGCAGGTCGCGGATAGGGAGCGGCAATCGCGGTATTCATCAGTGTTTTTTCTCCGGTTCTCCCCGCACGCTGCAGCATTGCACGCCTACGTTGCGCCCATCGTACAGCCTCGCCAGGGCGTCCGGCATATTCTCGAAGCCCTCCACGACGTCCTGGACGGGTTTGAGCTTACCTGCCTTTATCCACTCCGCCAATCCGTCGAAGGCGTCCTGGAAACGGTCCTGGTAGTTGTAGACGAAGAAGCCGGTCATGCTGCCATTCGCCGAACGCAGATTCAGGTAGTTGGGAAGCGCGAAGCGTTCCCCTCGCAGGTATTCCGAAATCGAACCGCACAGCACGATACGCGCGCCGAACGCCAGGTTGTCCAGGCAGGCAGCAAGCAATTCGCCGCCCACGTTGTCGAAGTAGAGGTCCATGCCGTCGGGACAGAGTTCCGCGACGCGTGCGCAGGCGTCCTCGTTCTTGTAGTCGATGGCCTGCTCGCAGCCCAGTTCCCGGATGAAGCGGCATTTCTCCGGACCCCCGGCAATGCCGATGACGCGGCAGCCGTGGATCTTCAGCATCTGCACAACGATCGAACCGACCCCGCCCGCGGCGCCGGACACGACCGCCAGGTCGCCTGACCTGGGCCGCCCGCAGTCCAGCAGTCCCCAATAGGCGCTTACCCCGGTCATCCCCAGTACGCCGGCGCCCAGAGAAAACGGCAGGCCGTAGTCCCTGCACTTGAAGAACCGCTCGCGCGGCGTCGCGGCCGTGACCTTCCACGTC is a window from the Gammaproteobacteria bacterium genome containing:
- a CDS encoding NADP-dependent oxidoreductase — translated: MREDVNLQWRIAARPEGNVRPSDFELAERPIPSPGPGEMLVKTRYLGLAPVMRMYMQGLNPSGETPLDIGDVIHGRGVGEVVESNHPDYQPGDIVQGQLGWQTWKVTAATPRERFFKCRDYGLPFSLGAGVLGMTGVSAYWGLLDCGRPRSGDLAVVSGAAGGVGSIVVQMLKIHGCRVIGIAGGPEKCRFIRELGCEQAIDYKNEDACARVAELCPDGMDLYFDNVGGELLAACLDNLAFGARIVLCGSISEYLRGERFALPNYLNLRSANGSMTGFFVYNYQDRFQDAFDGLAEWIKAGKLKPVQDVVEGFENMPDALARLYDGRNVGVQCCSVRGEPEKKH